From the genome of Marixanthomonas ophiurae, one region includes:
- a CDS encoding DUF302 domain-containing protein: protein MNYYFNKTINGTFEEVIEKVTQGLKEEGFGILTEIDVTETLKKKLDIDFKKYRILGACNPPYAHKALQAEDKIGTMLPCNVIVQEIEAGIIEVAAVNPMASMQAVKNEKLNEVASEITAMLENVIEKL from the coding sequence ATGAACTATTATTTTAATAAAACAATCAATGGAACCTTCGAAGAGGTCATAGAGAAAGTGACACAAGGATTAAAGGAAGAAGGTTTTGGAATCCTTACAGAAATTGATGTAACAGAAACACTAAAGAAAAAACTGGATATAGACTTTAAAAAGTATAGGATACTCGGAGCTTGTAATCCGCCCTATGCACATAAAGCTTTGCAAGCAGAAGATAAAATTGGAACGATGTTGCCCTGCAATGTCATAGTACAGGAAATCGAAGCAGGTATCATTGAAGTTGCGGCCGTAAACCCAATGGCTTCAATGCAAGCTGTAAAAAATGAAAAATTGAATGAGGTAGCCAGCGAAATAACTGCAATGTTGGAAAACGTCATTGAAAAATTATAA
- a CDS encoding multicopper oxidase domain-containing protein — translation MKTIKIITLLLFTTSIFAQVGTNGNDRKEDGRPVKEYNLTIEEKEMTLGGVTANAMTINGGIPGPVLEFNEGDLAIINVTNKMDEETSVHWHGLILPNFYDGVPYLTTPPIEPGTTFQYRIPINQSGTYWYHSHTMLQEQKGVYGSIIIHPKEKTLEYDKDLVVVLSDWTNEKPMNVLRNLKRGNEWYQVKKGTAVPLSRVISEGAFGAQLKFWRDRMEGADIADIYYPAFLSNGKKLAEYPEFTAGEKVRLRFINASASTYYWMDFGGGNPMLVSSDGVDVQPVSKSRFLFGIAETYDVIVTILEGTIEITATAQDGSGHTSIQLGNGTLYPAKRIDRPDKVAMMKQMAKMDMKMGAPAMVGNKKKNTPEVLMQKYGMKMNMKDGEMKMGNDKMSMKDGKMNDQMDMKMDDTMGMKKDSMSMSHNGASNKMEGHMHNMPMMQKDSTSFDYEERKTYFNYDFLEAKEKTEFKADLPVNEVLLNLTGNMNRYVWSMNGVPLSETDKINIKGGEVTRITLNNLTMMHHPMHLHGHYFRVINEKGERSPLKHTVNVPPMQKVIIEFYNEEYGDWFFHCHVLYHMMGGMARVFSYDTPRDDRMKDYPVQKLIDETDHYYSWGLARAGSNFNELFLTSSNIRNEFGLRTEFDYDQNLEAEISYNRYLNDWVRVYAGVNTETSTPDSYDTFNTVGLVGVKYFTPYRFNVDVSMDHQLRPRIRLDRELLIFPRIFLEGEYEYRADFGWVNDLENNKSFESETQWLVGVAYILSRNFSIQANYNNRYGLGGGLLARF, via the coding sequence ATGAAAACAATAAAAATTATTACGCTATTACTTTTCACAACTTCAATTTTTGCCCAAGTAGGCACAAACGGAAATGATAGAAAGGAAGATGGGCGACCTGTTAAGGAGTATAACCTTACCATTGAGGAAAAAGAAATGACACTTGGAGGTGTTACTGCCAATGCAATGACCATCAATGGAGGTATCCCTGGGCCTGTTTTGGAATTTAATGAAGGAGACCTTGCTATAATCAACGTAACCAATAAAATGGATGAAGAAACTTCAGTGCATTGGCACGGATTGATACTTCCCAATTTTTACGACGGGGTTCCATATTTAACTACCCCACCGATTGAGCCAGGAACAACCTTCCAATACAGGATTCCAATCAACCAATCGGGAACATATTGGTACCATTCCCACACAATGCTACAAGAACAAAAAGGTGTTTATGGGTCTATTATCATTCATCCAAAAGAGAAAACCTTGGAATATGATAAAGATTTAGTCGTGGTATTATCAGATTGGACCAATGAAAAACCAATGAATGTATTACGAAACCTTAAAAGAGGTAACGAGTGGTATCAAGTTAAAAAAGGCACAGCAGTGCCATTAAGTAGGGTCATTTCAGAAGGTGCCTTTGGTGCTCAACTTAAATTTTGGAGAGACCGTATGGAAGGGGCTGATATTGCAGACATTTATTATCCCGCATTTTTGTCCAACGGTAAAAAACTGGCAGAGTATCCAGAATTTACGGCTGGCGAAAAAGTAAGGCTTCGCTTCATTAACGCATCGGCTTCTACCTATTATTGGATGGACTTTGGCGGAGGTAACCCAATGTTGGTTTCCAGTGATGGTGTTGACGTGCAACCCGTTTCCAAAAGCAGATTTCTCTTTGGCATAGCCGAAACGTATGATGTAATTGTAACTATTCTAGAAGGAACTATTGAAATTACCGCAACCGCTCAAGATGGTTCAGGTCATACCTCTATACAGTTAGGTAATGGCACTCTTTACCCAGCCAAAAGAATTGATAGACCTGATAAGGTAGCGATGATGAAGCAAATGGCTAAAATGGATATGAAAATGGGAGCACCTGCAATGGTTGGAAACAAGAAGAAGAATACACCCGAAGTTTTAATGCAGAAGTACGGAATGAAGATGAATATGAAGGACGGCGAGATGAAAATGGGGAACGATAAGATGTCGATGAAAGATGGCAAAATGAATGACCAAATGGATATGAAGATGGATGATACAATGGGAATGAAAAAAGACTCGATGTCAATGAGCCATAATGGAGCATCAAATAAAATGGAAGGTCATATGCACAATATGCCAATGATGCAGAAGGATTCTACTTCTTTTGATTATGAGGAGCGAAAGACATACTTCAACTATGATTTTTTAGAGGCAAAAGAAAAAACTGAATTTAAGGCAGATTTACCAGTAAATGAAGTGTTGCTTAACCTAACAGGTAATATGAATCGCTATGTATGGAGTATGAATGGGGTTCCATTATCAGAAACCGATAAGATAAATATAAAAGGAGGCGAGGTAACCAGAATTACATTAAATAACCTGACTATGATGCACCATCCAATGCACTTGCACGGTCATTACTTCAGGGTCATTAATGAAAAAGGAGAACGTTCCCCATTAAAGCATACCGTGAACGTACCACCAATGCAGAAAGTTATTATTGAATTTTATAACGAAGAGTATGGCGATTGGTTCTTTCATTGTCACGTATTGTACCATATGATGGGTGGTATGGCAAGAGTGTTTAGTTACGATACCCCAAGGGATGATAGAATGAAAGATTATCCAGTTCAGAAACTTATCGATGAGACAGACCATTATTATTCGTGGGGATTGGCTCGTGCAGGTTCAAATTTTAATGAACTCTTTTTAACGTCGAGCAATATCCGAAATGAATTTGGTTTGAGAACAGAGTTCGATTACGACCAAAATCTTGAAGCCGAAATAAGTTATAATAGGTATCTGAACGATTGGGTACGTGTTTATGCAGGAGTAAATACCGAAACGTCAACACCAGATTCTTACGATACATTTAATACCGTAGGATTGGTTGGTGTAAAGTATTTTACGCCTTATAGATTTAATGTAGATGTGAGTATGGACCATCAGCTACGCCCAAGAATACGTTTGGACAGAGAATTATTGATTTTTCCAAGAATTTTTTTGGAAGGCGAATACGAATACAGAGCAGATTTTGGATGGGTCAATGATTTAGAGAATAATAAATCATTTGAAAGCGAAACACAATGGTTGGTAGGGGTTGCATACATTCTTTCGCGCAATTTTTCAATCCAAGCTAACTACAATAACCGATATGGATTGGGTGGTGGACTATTAGCAAGATTTTAA
- a CDS encoding TolC family protein has translation MRYIILIIFVFFAFAEVNAQDLASYIQEAEKNNPEIQAFELRYNIAEEKVNEADWLPNTEIGVGYFVSEPETRTGAQRARFSVKQMLPWFGTISARENYASSMAEAQFVDIAIAKRKLSLSVSQSYYKLYAISAKQGILDENIELLETYERLALTSVEVGKASAVDVLRLQIRQNELIQQKEVLEQDYLAEQALFNNLLNRDENIAVEVVKQMIIPEEDVFILTDNLQLNPELIKYDKLYESIEEAELLNQKESAPNIGFGLDYVPVSERPDMNFSDNGKDIVMPMVSISIPIFNNKYKSVTKQNELKQLEIKSQKEERLNNLETRLAQAIYNRNTMRIKFNVQTDNLKQANDAEEILIKNYETGTIDFNDVLDVQELQLRFQINLIESNRGYYTEYAIINYLTK, from the coding sequence ATGAGATATATAATTTTAATAATATTTGTTTTTTTCGCTTTCGCTGAAGTAAATGCACAAGATTTAGCATCCTATATTCAGGAAGCTGAAAAGAATAATCCAGAAATTCAAGCTTTTGAATTGCGCTACAACATAGCGGAAGAAAAGGTAAATGAAGCAGATTGGTTACCAAATACAGAGATTGGCGTAGGCTACTTTGTGAGCGAACCAGAAACCCGAACAGGGGCGCAACGTGCACGTTTTTCAGTAAAGCAAATGTTGCCTTGGTTTGGAACCATATCAGCAAGGGAAAACTATGCTTCATCAATGGCCGAAGCCCAATTTGTTGATATAGCGATTGCAAAAAGAAAACTTTCGTTATCAGTATCCCAATCCTATTATAAACTCTATGCCATAAGTGCAAAACAGGGTATTCTGGATGAGAATATAGAACTTCTGGAAACCTATGAACGCCTTGCATTAACCTCTGTAGAAGTGGGAAAGGCATCAGCGGTTGATGTACTTCGCCTTCAGATAAGACAGAACGAGTTGATTCAGCAGAAAGAAGTGCTGGAACAGGATTATTTGGCGGAGCAAGCGCTCTTTAATAATCTTTTGAATCGTGATGAAAATATTGCCGTAGAGGTCGTAAAGCAGATGATAATTCCCGAAGAAGATGTGTTTATTTTGACTGACAATCTACAGCTTAACCCAGAACTTATCAAATACGATAAATTATATGAATCTATCGAAGAAGCCGAATTATTAAACCAAAAAGAGAGTGCGCCCAATATCGGTTTTGGTTTGGACTATGTGCCTGTGTCAGAACGTCCAGATATGAATTTTTCCGATAATGGTAAAGACATTGTGATGCCTATGGTTTCTATTTCAATTCCCATTTTCAATAATAAATATAAGTCAGTGACAAAGCAAAATGAATTGAAACAATTGGAAATAAAATCACAGAAAGAAGAGAGGCTCAATAACCTTGAAACACGTCTTGCACAAGCTATTTATAATAGAAATACAATGAGAATTAAGTTTAATGTACAAACAGACAATTTAAAGCAGGCGAATGACGCCGAAGAAATTCTCATTAAGAATTACGAAACCGGAACTATAGATTTTAACGATGTGCTCGATGTACAAGAATTGCAGTTAAGGTTTCAAATCAATTTAATCGAATCTAATAGAGGGTATTATACAGAATATGCCATCATAAATTATTTGACAAAATGA